A genomic segment from Acidimicrobiales bacterium encodes:
- a CDS encoding FGGY-family carbohydrate kinase: MAEVTVGIDIGTTSVKALAVDAEGNVVARARVPHRLLVPTGDAMEHDANRAWRRGPRRALAALGDVSARGLCVAAMVPSVTAVDRRGIPRTPGLLYGDSRGRAGADRSASPISGELEAFVGWSARQLPDARGYWPAQAVTNHVLSGEAVLDTGAALSGFPLFDGHGWDAGRAAAMGIDVGQLPRVEPTGEAVGKVGDAVLASGSVDALAEQIVAGADEEGDALVICGTTLITWIVLREWRQPPGLWTIPHTTPGKLMMGGPSGSGGMFINWATRLMGRSDAPVDPHRVPVWTPYPHGERTPLHDPDRRAGLHELDLTHDAAAVRRAALEAAGFVVRHHLDLGGVPVRRIVATGGGTRDQGWIQALADCTAVPVDVVAVPEGGALGAAFLARQAAGLEVATADAARWARISHRVEPDPRWVGPAGERYEIFRQRSGGPPVEGGPE, encoded by the coding sequence ATGGCCGAGGTGACGGTCGGTATCGACATCGGGACCACGTCGGTCAAGGCGCTGGCCGTCGATGCCGAGGGGAATGTCGTGGCCCGAGCTCGCGTGCCGCATCGGCTGCTGGTCCCGACCGGGGACGCCATGGAGCACGACGCCAACCGGGCCTGGCGACGCGGCCCCCGGCGAGCCCTGGCTGCGCTCGGCGACGTCTCCGCACGCGGGTTGTGCGTCGCGGCGATGGTTCCTTCCGTCACCGCCGTGGACCGGCGGGGCATACCGCGCACGCCGGGGTTGCTCTACGGCGACTCCCGAGGACGCGCCGGCGCCGACCGCAGCGCCTCTCCGATCAGCGGGGAGCTGGAGGCCTTCGTGGGCTGGTCGGCCAGGCAGCTGCCCGACGCCCGCGGCTACTGGCCCGCTCAGGCGGTGACGAACCACGTGCTCTCCGGCGAGGCGGTCCTGGACACCGGCGCCGCCCTCTCCGGGTTCCCGTTGTTCGACGGACACGGCTGGGACGCCGGCCGGGCCGCGGCCATGGGCATCGACGTGGGCCAGCTGCCGCGCGTCGAGCCGACCGGTGAGGCGGTGGGGAAGGTGGGTGACGCCGTGCTCGCCTCCGGATCGGTCGACGCCCTGGCCGAGCAGATCGTGGCCGGGGCCGACGAGGAAGGCGACGCGCTCGTCATCTGCGGGACGACGCTCATCACCTGGATCGTCCTGCGGGAGTGGCGCCAGCCGCCGGGGTTGTGGACCATCCCCCATACCACGCCGGGAAAGCTGATGATGGGAGGTCCGAGCGGCTCAGGTGGCATGTTCATCAACTGGGCCACTCGCCTGATGGGACGGTCCGACGCTCCGGTCGACCCGCACCGGGTGCCTGTCTGGACCCCCTACCCCCACGGCGAGCGCACGCCCCTGCACGATCCCGACCGCCGGGCGGGGCTGCACGAGCTCGACCTCACCCACGACGCCGCCGCCGTTCGGCGGGCGGCGCTGGAGGCGGCCGGCTTCGTCGTTCGACACCACCTCGACCTCGGCGGCGTGCCCGTGCGGCGGATCGTGGCCACCGGTGGCGGCACCAGGGACCAGGGCTGGATCCAAGCGCTGGCCGACTGCACGGCGGTGCCCGTGGACGTGGTCGCGGTCCCCGAGGGCGGCGCCCTGGGAGCCGCCTTCCTCGCCCGCCAGGCGGCGGGGCTGGAGGTGGCCACGGCCGACGCGGCCCGCTGGGCCCGGATCTCGCACCGGGTGGAGCCGGATCCGCGCTGGGTCGGGCCGGCCGGCGAACGGTACGAGATCTTCCGTCAGCGAAGCGGTGGCCCGCCGGTCGAAGGAGGTCCGGAATGA
- a CDS encoding acyl-CoA dehydrogenase family protein, with protein MDFTITEDQELLRSSAHQLMAGECPTSLVRAHMSDPDAADQLWEHLRAWIGIASGPLVDLCLVLEETGAALAPGPFFPTAVLFAPLLAALDHPLAPSALEGEVTGTVAMAGVDGTWAPNDDPTKTFVPEAERVDHVAVVGAGPSVAVTGRLPARYVATVDTSRRLAEVDTAGVGERVQVSADLIQDLLDRAYVALAAEMLGTARWLLDATLAYAKGREQFGRPIGTFQAIQHKLANMALAFERAWSAVYYAAMAIDSGDPDRHRAAHVAKAAAGAAATLAAKDGIQVHGGIGYTWEHDLHLFIRRAYASEHLLGTSGWHHDRLGELLMQPAAG; from the coding sequence ATGGACTTCACGATCACCGAGGACCAGGAGCTGCTGCGCAGCTCGGCCCACCAGCTCATGGCCGGCGAGTGCCCGACCAGCCTGGTGCGCGCCCACATGAGCGACCCGGACGCGGCGGACCAGCTCTGGGAACATCTTCGAGCCTGGATCGGAATCGCCAGTGGTCCGCTGGTGGACCTGTGCCTGGTCCTCGAGGAAACCGGCGCGGCGTTGGCTCCCGGTCCGTTCTTCCCGACGGCGGTGCTCTTCGCGCCCCTGCTCGCCGCCCTCGACCACCCTCTCGCTCCGAGCGCTCTCGAGGGTGAGGTGACGGGCACGGTCGCCATGGCCGGCGTCGACGGCACGTGGGCGCCCAACGACGACCCGACGAAGACCTTCGTCCCCGAGGCGGAACGCGTGGACCACGTGGCCGTCGTCGGGGCCGGGCCGAGTGTCGCGGTGACAGGTCGGCTCCCGGCCCGCTACGTAGCCACCGTGGATACGAGCCGTCGCCTGGCCGAGGTGGACACCGCCGGAGTGGGCGAGCGGGTGCAGGTCTCGGCCGATCTGATCCAGGACCTTCTGGACCGGGCCTACGTGGCGCTGGCGGCAGAGATGCTCGGCACGGCCCGGTGGCTGCTCGATGCCACTCTGGCCTACGCCAAGGGCAGAGAGCAGTTCGGACGGCCCATCGGCACGTTCCAGGCCATACAGCACAAGCTGGCCAACATGGCCCTGGCCTTCGAGCGGGCTTGGAGCGCCGTGTACTACGCGGCTATGGCCATCGACTCGGGCGACCCGGACCGCCACCGCGCCGCCCACGTCGCCAAGGCAGCCGCCGGCGCCGCGGCCACGCTGGCGGCCAAGGACGGCATCCAGGTCCACGGCGGCATCGGCTACACCTGGGAGCACGACCTGCACCTGTTCATCAGGCGGGCATACGCATCGGAGCACCTGCTGGGTACCTCGGGCTGGCACCACGACCGGTTGGGCGAGCTGCTCATGCAACCGGCAGCGGGATGA